The following nucleotide sequence is from Paracrocinitomix mangrovi.
AGGTATGGAAAAAAATTAGGGGTCTCCAACAAAGCACCTATTCTTCTTCTGTTGGCAACTGCGTCACCATTTCCGAACCAGGAAAAGGAACCGGAAGTTTGATTTAAAACACCTAAAAGTATACCGAGCGTAGTAGTTTTACCACTACCGTTAGGACCAAGAATTCCGAAGACCATACCTTTTTTAACCTCAACATTCAATTTGTTTAAGGCTTTGATTTCGCCATAATTCTTTGATAAATCCTTTATTTCTAAAACCGATTCCAAGAGTAGTTATTTAGTTGGTTTAAAAGTAATTATTTTTCTTTTCGGATGCGGATGTATTTGATTTGCCAATTCAATTTCCAGGTTTTCCCTCCATCCGTTGAAATTTCCCAATCCCAGGTAAATGAATTGGGAGTAATGTTGTAAAAAAGCATTCTTTTCATGACAATCTTATTGTTTTTTACCTCACCTCTAGTTTGAAAAACACGTAAATCCTTATTAACAGTTCCTACCAACTCAAGATAACCACCTTTATTATCAACCCACGTTTGGTGCCATAAGCTATCTGTAGCCGATAAAACCGAAACACTTGTTCCGTAAAAATGATTGACCGAGTCTCTAAAATTTTCTTGAATTACCTTACCGTCCAATGTTTTCTCCACTTTGTTATAGGACACAAACTTTTTCCCATTGGCTCCTGTCCAATGTGCTTCCCATTCTCCAACCCAAAAATCAAAAGCCTTATTTACATCAAACTTTTGAGCTGAAACCGAGAAAGTAAGTAAACTAACTGCAAAAAGTAATACTATCTTCATCTTACTATTTTTATAAAACTACCTTATTTAAAAATCAATCTATCAATAAATACACCAACGGTATGTCAGCATGGAAAGAGGACAAAAATCACTTGATAAAAGAATTTAAACTGAATTCATTTAAGCAAATTACTGAAAAGCTCATTGAAATTGCAAAAATTGCTGACAAGATGGATCACCATCCTGATTTTGAAGTATTTAATTACAACAAAATAAAATTTAAAATTCAAACCCATACCCATAAAACAGTGACAGAACTAGATTATAAACTGGCAGCAGAAATAGATAAAATACTCTCATTATAAACCTGTATAATCACTACTTACAAGGTGTCCAAAAACGTATAAACACCTGAATTAACCAACAT
It contains:
- a CDS encoding 4a-hydroxytetrahydrobiopterin dehydratase codes for the protein MNKYTNGMSAWKEDKNHLIKEFKLNSFKQITEKLIEIAKIADKMDHHPDFEVFNYNKIKFKIQTHTHKTVTELDYKLAAEIDKILSL